From the genome of Variovorax sp. RA8, one region includes:
- a CDS encoding amino acid ABC transporter permease, producing the protein MGIEFDFGAVLGQWPLLVRGVLWTLGLTLIATLIGMAVGIACAWARASGPAWLRWIVGSYVELIRNTPFIVQLFFIFFGLPAAGFKLSPEMASVIAMVMNLGAYATEIIRAGIEATPRGQIEAAVSLALNKVQVFTRVVLPPAMKKVWPAMVSQIIIVMLGSAVCSQISTEELSYAANLIQSRNFRAFEAFIIATAIYLALSVAARRLLNWAGPKFFFGR; encoded by the coding sequence ATGGGCATCGAGTTCGACTTCGGGGCCGTGCTCGGCCAATGGCCGCTGCTGGTCAGGGGCGTCCTATGGACGCTGGGCCTCACGCTCATCGCCACGCTGATCGGCATGGCGGTCGGCATCGCCTGCGCCTGGGCCCGGGCGAGCGGGCCGGCTTGGCTGCGCTGGATCGTGGGCAGCTACGTGGAGCTGATCCGCAACACGCCTTTCATCGTGCAGCTGTTCTTCATCTTCTTCGGGCTGCCTGCCGCGGGCTTCAAGCTCTCGCCGGAGATGGCCTCCGTGATCGCGATGGTGATGAACCTCGGCGCCTACGCCACCGAGATCATCCGCGCCGGCATCGAGGCCACGCCGCGCGGCCAGATCGAAGCCGCCGTGAGCCTGGCGCTCAACAAGGTGCAGGTGTTCACGCGCGTGGTGCTGCCGCCGGCGATGAAGAAGGTCTGGCCCGCGATGGTGAGCCAGATCATCATCGTGATGCTGGGCTCGGCCGTGTGCAGCCAGATCTCGACCGAGGAGCTGAGCTACGCGGCCAACCTGATCCAGAGCCGCAACTTCCGCGCCTTCGAGGCCTTCATCATCGCGACCGCCATCTACCTGGCGCTCTCGGTGGCGGCACGGCGGCTGCTCAACTGGGCAGGGCCGAAGTTCTTCTTCGGGAGGTAG
- a CDS encoding amino acid ABC transporter permease: MIEFSLWDIVRNLLLALRWTVVLSLIAFVGGGLVGGLLLFLRLSGGPLADRLIGLYVQLFQGTPLLMQLFLAYFGIALLGIEVSAWTAASVALTLYTSAFLTEIWRGCVAAIPKGQWEASGSLALSFGEQMRHVILPQAKRIAIAPTVGFLVQVIKGTALASVIGFVELTKAGSMISNATFKPFVVFSCVALLYFALCFPVSLYAKNLERKIHGADR, translated from the coding sequence ATGATCGAGTTCTCCCTCTGGGACATCGTGCGCAACCTGCTGCTGGCGCTGCGCTGGACGGTGGTGCTGTCGCTCATCGCCTTTGTCGGCGGCGGGCTGGTGGGCGGCCTGCTGCTGTTCCTGCGCCTGTCGGGCGGTCCGCTGGCCGATCGGCTGATCGGCCTCTACGTGCAGCTGTTCCAGGGCACGCCGCTGCTGATGCAGCTGTTCCTGGCCTACTTCGGCATCGCGCTGCTCGGCATCGAGGTCTCGGCCTGGACCGCGGCGTCGGTCGCGCTGACGCTCTACACCAGCGCCTTCCTGACCGAGATCTGGCGCGGCTGCGTGGCCGCCATCCCCAAGGGCCAGTGGGAGGCCTCGGGCAGCCTGGCGCTGAGTTTCGGCGAGCAGATGCGCCATGTGATCCTGCCGCAGGCCAAGCGCATCGCCATCGCGCCCACAGTGGGCTTCCTGGTGCAGGTGATCAAGGGCACGGCGCTGGCCTCGGTGATCGGCTTCGTCGAGCTGACGAAGGCCGGCAGCATGATCTCGAACGCCACCTTCAAGCCCTTCGTGGTCTTCAGCTGCGTGGCCCTGCTCTATTTCGCGCTGTGCTTTCCCGTGAGCCTGTACGCCAAGAACCTCGAAAGGAAGATCCATGGCGCTGATCGCTGA